Below is a genomic region from Vulgatibacter sp..
CGGATCGATCTCGCCATCCGCTACGGCGTGCCGGGGCAGGTGCGCCTGCCGTCGCGGCTCCTCGTCGAGGAGCGCCTGGGCGCCTACGGCGCGCCGGCCTACCTGGAGCAGTTGGCGGGCTTCGACGCCGCGGCGCTGCTCGAGACCGAATGGCAACGCGAGGGGCTGCCGGGGCGGTCCTGGGCGATGTGGGCCGAGGCTGCAGGCCTGTCCGGCGGCGGCCTCGCCCGCCGGGTCCGCCGCTTCGGGGACGAGCACCACGCCGTCCAGGCCGCGCTGGTGGGGCAGGGCCTTTTCCTCGGAAGCGAGCTCCTCGTCGCCGACGTGGTGGCCCGAGGCTGGCTCGTGCGCTACCGCCCCGAGGTCTCGATCCCCGGCCTTGCCTACACCGCGGTGTGGGGCGCCGCCGGCGTCCCCTCCCGGAAGGTGGAGCGCTTCGTGGACTGGCTCGCGGACGAGCTCGGCGGGCTCCCGCCCCGCGGCTAAAAAACGGCCCGCACCGGTGTCGCCGGTGCGGGCCGAAAAGTGCCGAAGCCGCCCTGTAAGCCGGGTTCTGGATCCCGCTTTCTACAAAGCGGGCGACGGACATTCGTCTAGGCCTGCCGTTGCCGACAGGCTCGAGCGGGCGTACCCGGAGGTCTGGGACGGGCAGCCCCTGCCTTCCCCGAAAGGAAAGCGCCTCCCTATTCGCCCTTGCTTCAGGTGGGGTTTGGCCTGCCACCCCTGTCACCAGGGGTGCGGTGCGCTCTTACCGCACCCTTTCACCCTTACCGGCCCCGAAGAGCCGGCGGTTTGCTTTCTGTGCCACTTTCCGTCGGGTTGCCCCGCCTGGCCGTTAGCCAGCACCCTGCCCTGTGAAGCCCGGACTTTGCCTCCCGTGGGCCCTCTCGGGACACCACCGGCGTCCGCCCGGACGACTTCGGCCCGAGGGAGATAACACGGAAAAGGCCGGGATTGTTCGTCCATCGCCGCAGCGCCCGTTTCCGCGGGAAAGCCCCCGCCAACGAAAAGGGCGGACCCGATGGGGCCCGCCCTGCCTTCCGCAGCGTTTCCGCGGAAAGAAAATCGAGGCGCTCTACGCCGCCGGCGCGGGCGGCTCCACGGGCGCTCCAGCAGGCGCCTTCTCCTTCTTCGTGGCGAAGAAGAGCAGCGCGACGCCGATGGTGATCGCCGTATCGGCGATGTTGAAGACCGGCCACTTCCACACCGAGATCATGTCGGTGACCTTGCCGTCGAGGAGGCGGTCGACGGCGTTGTTCAGCCCGCCCGCCACCACCAGCGAGAGCGCGATCATCCCCACCGGCTTCTCGGCGATGGCCCGCAGGCCCCAGACCACGAAGCCGAGCAGGACCACCGCGCCGACCCCGAGCACCCAATGGGGCAGGTCCTCGAACGCCGAGAAGGCGACGCCGCGGTTGTACGCCAGGCGCAAGCTGGCGAAGCCGGGCATCACGTGGATCGGATCGGCGGCGAGGCTCGCCTCCGCCCAGATCTTCGTCACCCAGTCGAGAACCGTGGTGACCAGGAAAATGGCCGCCCCCAGAACGAGCATCGAACGCTTCACCGCCAAGCCTCCCTCGAGCGGCCCCAACCCGGCGCCTTCCGGCGCTATTCCGCCGGACGCCCGCCCGGCTACTACCACGACGCTTCCCGGGCGACGAGCCTCAAGGCGCATGGACCGACGGCGCCGCCGCAGGCAGCACCTGCTCCAGGAACCCACCGAAGAGGTCGTTGAATTGCACCGGGTGGCTCAAATAGGGCGTGTGCCCCGCCCCCCGGATCTCGAAATAGCGCCCTGCCGGCAGGTGGTCCGCCAGCTTCCGCGCCGACCGCAGCGGGATCACCCGGTCCTTCGTCCCGTGGACGAGGAGCACGGGCACCTGGAGCCGCGGCAGCAGCGCGAAGAGATCGGTGGAGAGCACCGCGCTCACCCGCCGGAACATTTCCGCGGAAGAGATCAGCCGCGACTCGCGGACCAGCTCCCGGCGCGCCGCCTCGTCCAGATCGGGCCCGCCGATCACCCGCGCCGCCGCCGGGGCGGCGAGCCAGGCCAGCGGCCGCGGCGCGAGCATGGCGCCGGAGAAGGCGGCGTAGCGGCGGGGCACCATCATCCCGCTCGCCAGCGCGGAGACGAGGACCAGCCCCGAGATCCGCTGCCCGAGCTGCGCCGCGGCGCTGATCGCCACCAGCGAGCCGAAGGAGGTGCCGAGGAGGACGGGGCGATCGAGCCGGTGGAGGTAGTCGACCAGCACCCGCGCCAGGCTCTCGATCGGATTGCCGGGAAAGGGCATCGCGAGCGGCCCGGTCAGCGGCCGCAGATCGAAGCGCCGCGCGAGGGGCGCCTGCCTGGCAAAGGAGCGCCCCGACGCCGCGAGGCCGGGAACGCAGACCACCGCCCGCGCGGGATCGTGGAGCCCGTCGGGAAAGAGGAAGCGCCGCAGCGGCAGGCCGTCGACCTCCTCGTCGCGGAAGGCGAGGCGGAAGCCCTCGGGGATCTCCCCGCGCGTCGGCAACACCGGGCGTTCAGTGGACATCCTCGAGCTCCTCGAGCTGCGTTTCGATCCAGCCCGCCACCTGCTCCCGCAAGGCGTGGAGCGCCGCCTCGCCCGCCCGCGGCGCAGGGGGCGGAAAGGGCGCACCGATCCGGAAACGAAAGCGCGCCGGCAGCGGCGCGGCACCCAGTCCCACCGCCAGCGGCACGGCATATTTCTCGTGGCCGGCCAGCAGCGCCAGAGGCCGCATCTTCGCCACCACCCGGTAGGTATCGTCGATTCCCGCACCCGCCACCGGAACGATGGGCACCTGCGCCGCCTGCGCCACGCGCACCCACCCCAGCGCGCGCTCCCAGGCGAGGCGGTGCCGCGCCTCCCTCGCCTTGAAGACCTCGCGGGCGCCCCCGGGGTAGCAGACCACCAGCCGCCCCTCGCCGAGCATCCGCAGCGCGTTCTCGCGGGTGCCGAGGACGCCGCCGATCGCCTCGAGGGCCGCCCGCATCGGGGGCAGCGCGCAGAGGTAGCGCTCCGCCAGCCCCACCGGGGCGCGGCCGGTGGCCCTCCACACCAGATAGAAGAAGACCGGGGTGTCGAGGCCGTAGAGCCCGTGGTTGGCCACCACCAGCGCAGGTCCCCCGGGCAGATGCTCGGCGCCCTCGAGCTGCGCCCGGTGGTAGCGCGCCTGCGCCGCGGCGATCCGCGCGGCGATGGCGAAGGGCACGTTCGGGCTGCTGGTGTCGGCGTTGTCCGGAGGCAGAGCCATGCCGAGATCAAGGTGGCCATCGAGCGGCGGGTGCGCCCCCCGCACGAGCAGGAAACGAAGGAAGGCATGAGAGCCCAGCCCACGATCGCCATTGTCGGAGCAGGCTACGGCGGTCTCACTGCTCTGGGCAGGATCCTCCAGCTCCTGCCGCACGCCCGCCTGCTCCTCGTGGAGCCGGGTGAGCTCCACGTCGAACGGGCGCGGCTCCACCGGGCCCTGCGGGGCGAGCCGGTGGCGTGGCGCCTCGAGGAGTGCCTGCCGCCCGGGGTGCGCTGGATCCGGGAGCGGGCGGTGGAGGTCGGCGCCCACTTCGTCCGCACGCAGAACGAGCGCATACCGGCAGACCACGTGATCGTCGCCGCCGGCGCAAGGCCGCGCAAAGCGCCCACACCCGCCATCTCCGCCTGGGATCTCGCGGGCATCCGCCGCATCCGCCGCCAGCTGCGCGACGAGACCCGCGTGGTGGTCCTCGGCGGCGGCCTCACCGGCATCGAGGTCGCCTGCGCCATCGCCACCCGTTTCCGCGGAAAGAACCAGGTCGAGCTCCGCGACCGCGGCTCGCTCCTGCTCCCCAACCTGCCTGCGTCGGTCCGCACCGCGGTCGAGGCGGCGCTCGAGAAGCTCCACGTCGAGGTGCGCCTCGGCCTGGACGAGCCGCCGCCCCCGAACGTCGTCGCGGTGGCAGCGACGGGCGCCGATCCCTGCGCCATCCCCGGCGAGGGGGCGCTGCGGGTCGGCGACGCCGACCCCTTCAACCGCCTCCGCTGCGCGCAGATCGCAAGGCTCCAGGGCCAGCGCGCCGCGGCGGAAGTCGCCCGCCTCCACGGCGTGAACGTGCAGCTACCGCAGGTGGAAATGCTCGGCCAGGTGATCGATCTCGGCGCCGCCGGCGCCACCGGCTGGGTCACAGCCGGCGGCATGCAGCTCCCCCTCCCCGCCCCCGCCGCGGCGCTGGGGCTCGAGGCGGTGGCGGTGCGCCACCGGGCCTTCCTCCGCACCCTGCCCTTCTTCTCGGGCAGGGCGGAGAACGACGCCGGCCCGGGGCTGGCGCGTTCGATCTTCGAGCGGCTGGCGTCCCCCGCCACCGGCCCCGCTCCCTAGAACGCCGCGTCAAAGACCACCTCGCCGCTCACCCCCACCTGGTAGGCGGAGACCCGCCGCTCGAAGAAGTTGGTGAGCTCCTGCACGTCCTGCAGCTCCATGAAGGGGAAGGGATTGCGGCTCCCCCACCGCGGCTGCATCCCGAGCAGGAGCAGCCGCTGATCGGCGACGTATTCGAGGTAGGTGCGCACGTCGCGGACCGAGAGCCCGGCCACGCCGAGACCGAGCAGATCCTCGGCGAAGAGCACCTCCGCCTCGATCGCCTCCTCGAGCATCCGCACCACGTCGGCCTCGAGCCCCGCGTCGAAGAGGGAAGGCTCCTCCCGCCGCACGGTCTCGATCACCGAGAGCGCAAAGGCCATGTGGGCGCTCTCGTCGCGGAAGACCCAGTTGGTACCGGAGGCGAGGCCGTGGAAGAGCCCGCGCGAGCGGAGGAAGTAGACGTAGGCGAACGCGGCGAAGAAGAAGAGCCCCTCGACGCAGCAGGCGAAGGCGATGAGGTTGCGCAGGAACGCCCGCCGCTCGGAAGCGCTCCCGAGTCGCTCCACGCCGTGGATGGAGTCGATCCAGCGCATGCAGAACGAGGCCTTGGCGCGGATCGAGGTGATCTGCTCCACAGCGGCAAAAGCAGCGGCGCGCTCGGCCTGGTCGGGCACGTAGGTGTCGAGGAGCGTGAGGTAGAACTGCACGTGCAGCGCCTCCTCGTAGACCTGGCGCGACAGGTACATCCGCGCCTCGGGCGCGTTGATGTGGCGGTAGAGGTTCAGGACCAGGTTGTTGGCGACGATCGAATCGCCGGTGGCGAAGAAGGCCACCAGCCGGTGGATCAGGTGGCGCTCGCCAGGCGTGACCCTGCTGCGCAGATCGACGAGGTCGGTGGCGAAGTCGACCTCCTCGACGGTCCAGGTATTGGCGATGGCGGCCTTGTACATCTCGTAGAATTGCGGGTAGGCCATCGGCCGCAGGGTGAGCTTCATGCCGGGATCGAGGAGCCTCACTGGCAGGCCTCGCAGCTCTCGGGGTTCTCGAGGGAGCACGCCACCGCAGAAGCCGCAGCAGCTGGCGCCACGGTCGCCTTGGCGATCCGCGTCGCCGGTCGCGAGCGCAGGTAGTAGGTGGTCTTCAAACCCCGCTTCCAGGCGTAGAGGTACATCGAGGAGAGCACGCCGATGCTCGGGCTCTCGACGAAGAGGTTGAGCGACTGGCTCTGGTCGACGAAGGGGCCGCGCTCCGCCGCCATGTCGATGAGGGATCGCATCGGCAGCTCCCAGGCGGTGCGGTAGACAGCGCGCACCGCCGCGGGGATCTCCTCGATCCCCTGCACCGATCCTTCCGCCAGCTTGATCCGGTTGCGGACCGCCTCGGTCCAGAGCCCGCGCCCGCGCAGCTCCTCGACCAGGTAGCGGTTGATCACGAGGAACTCGCCGGAGAGGGTCTCCCGCTTGAAGAGGTTGGAGACCTGCGGCTCGATGCATTCGTAGCAACCGGCGATCGAGGCGATCGTCGCGGTGGGCGCGATCGCCACCAGCAGCGAGTTGCGCAGGCCGTGTTCGTCGATGCGCGCGCGCACCCCCGCCCAGCGCAGATCGCTCGCCTCCGCGCCCCAGAGATCGAATTGCAGCTGCCCCGCCGCAGCCCGGGTCTCGCCGAAGGCCGGATGGGCGCCGCGCTCCGCCGCCAGATCGCAGGAGGCGGAGAGCGCCGCCAGGTAGATCGACTCGGCGATCCGCCGCGACAGCGCCCGGGCCTCGGGCCCGTCGAAGGGCAGGCCGAGCTGGAAGAAGACGTCCTGCAGCCCCATCACCCCCAGCCCCACCGGACGCCAGCGCTGGTTCGATCGCGCCGCCTCGGGGACCGGATAGAGGTTGCGATCGATCACGTTGTCGAGCTGGCGCACCGCCACCTGCACCGTCTCCTCGAGCCGCGCGAAGTCGAAGGCACCCCCCGCCACGAACCGGCCGAGGTTGACGGACCCCAGGTTGCAGACCGCCACCTCCCCGCCGCCGGTGACCTCGACGATCTCGGTGCAGAGGTTGGAGAGGTGCACCGTCCGCCCCTCGCCCACCTGGTTGCAGCGCGCGTTGCACGGATCCTTGAACGTCATCCAGCCGTTCCCGGTCTGCGCCAGCGTCCGCATCATCCTGCCGAAGAGCTCCCGTGCATCGACGGTGCGCACCGCGAGCCCCGCCTCCTCCGCCGCCTCGTAGGCGCGGTCGAAGGCCTCGCCCCAAAGGTCCGGCAGCGTGGGCACGGTGGCGGGATCGAAGAGCGACCACCGCCCACCCGCCTCGACCCGCCGCATGAAGAGATCGGGGATCCAGTTGGCGAGGTTGAGATGATGGGCCCGCCGCCCTCCGTCCCCGGTGTTGTCGCGGAGCTCGAGGAAATCCTCCACGTCTGCATGCCAGGGCTCGAGGTAGACACACGCGGCGCCCTTGCGCTTGCCGCCCTGGTTCACCGCCGCCACCGACGCGTCGAGGGTCTTGAGCCAGGGGACGATGCCGTTGGAGTGGCCGTTGGTGGAGCGGATCAGCGATCCCGCGGAGCGCACGCGGTGCCAGGCGACGCCGATGCCGCCGGAGAACTTCGAGAGCAGAGCGATGTCGCGGTAGCGCGCGTAGATCGCCTCGAGGCTGTCGTCGGGCGAATCGAGGAGAAAGCACGAGGAGAGCTGCTCGTGGCTCGTCCCCGCGTTGAAGAGCGTGGGCGAGCTCGGCAGGTATTCGAGCCGGGAGAAGAGCCCGTAGAGCCGGATCGCCTCCTCGATGCTGTCGCTCACCGCCACCGCCACGCGGAGGAAGAATTGCTGCGGCGTCTCGATCACCGCGCGGCTGTGCGGATGGCGAAGGAGGTAGCGATCGGCGAGGGTGCGCAGGCCGAAATATTCGAAGTGGCGATCCCGCGCCGGATCGATCGCCGCGTCGAGCGCTTCCGCGTGCGCCGCCACCAGGCGGGCGAGGCGCGGCGCCACGAGCCCGAGCTCGTGGCCATGGGCGATCGACGCGGAGAAGCTCTCGATCCCCTGCCCCCGGACCTCCTCCTCGACGAAGACGGAGAGGAGCCGCGCAGCGAGGCGCGCGTACCCAGGCTCCTCGGCGGTGAGCGCCGCCGCGGTCTGGATCGAGAGCTGGTCGAGCTCGCGGGTGGTGGCGCCGTCGTAGAGGCCGCTCACGGTGCGCGTGGCCACCCGCAGCGGATCGACGTGTTCCAGCCCGTCGCTGCAGCGCCGCACCCGCCGCACGATCTTCTCGAGCTCCACCGGCTCGAGGCTTCCGTCCCGCTTGCGCACCCGCATCGTCACCGCGGGGGCTCCATCCGTCATCGCCTGCATGCTGCACCCGAAAGGCGACCCCGTCGGTCGCCGGGAAACGGGCCTTGCAGGAAAAGGGCGCAGCGGGACGGAAACGAGGCGTGGGAGAGCACGCGCTGCCGGCCTGCCGGCCTCCCCACGAGGCCCAGGTCAGCGCACGCGCGTCACGCGCGGGCGCATCGCCGGCAGGTCTTCGGACTCGTGGGCGTGCGGCTCCGAAAAGAGCCACTCCTACTGGTCGCCGCTTCCCAGCCTCGAAAAGAGGCCAGTGCTCGATGGCGACGTTCGTTCCCACTCACCGCTGCGGGGGCAGTCCCGGTTTTCCACCGGGTTCCCTTTCGAAGCCTCCGGCCCTTGCTCGGCCTTCGGCACCGACGACGGGGGCCAAGCTAGGGGGCGAGGCGTCGCCTTGTCAACGGAGCTTCGCTCACCGATCGGCCGGCGCTCTAAGGCCCCT
It encodes:
- the lspA gene encoding signal peptidase II, which gives rise to MKRSMLVLGAAIFLVTTVLDWVTKIWAEASLAADPIHVMPGFASLRLAYNRGVAFSAFEDLPHWVLGVGAVVLLGFVVWGLRAIAEKPVGMIALSLVVAGGLNNAVDRLLDGKVTDMISVWKWPVFNIADTAITIGVALLFFATKKEKAPAGAPVEPPAPAA
- a CDS encoding ribonucleotide-diphosphate reductase subunit beta, which codes for MRLLDPGMKLTLRPMAYPQFYEMYKAAIANTWTVEEVDFATDLVDLRSRVTPGERHLIHRLVAFFATGDSIVANNLVLNLYRHINAPEARMYLSRQVYEEALHVQFYLTLLDTYVPDQAERAAAFAAVEQITSIRAKASFCMRWIDSIHGVERLGSASERRAFLRNLIAFACCVEGLFFFAAFAYVYFLRSRGLFHGLASGTNWVFRDESAHMAFALSVIETVRREEPSLFDAGLEADVVRMLEEAIEAEVLFAEDLLGLGVAGLSVRDVRTYLEYVADQRLLLLGMQPRWGSRNPFPFMELQDVQELTNFFERRVSAYQVGVSGEVVFDAAF
- a CDS encoding ribonucleoside-diphosphate reductase subunit alpha → MTDGAPAVTMRVRKRDGSLEPVELEKIVRRVRRCSDGLEHVDPLRVATRTVSGLYDGATTRELDQLSIQTAAALTAEEPGYARLAARLLSVFVEEEVRGQGIESFSASIAHGHELGLVAPRLARLVAAHAEALDAAIDPARDRHFEYFGLRTLADRYLLRHPHSRAVIETPQQFFLRVAVAVSDSIEEAIRLYGLFSRLEYLPSSPTLFNAGTSHEQLSSCFLLDSPDDSLEAIYARYRDIALLSKFSGGIGVAWHRVRSAGSLIRSTNGHSNGIVPWLKTLDASVAAVNQGGKRKGAACVYLEPWHADVEDFLELRDNTGDGGRRAHHLNLANWIPDLFMRRVEAGGRWSLFDPATVPTLPDLWGEAFDRAYEAAEEAGLAVRTVDARELFGRMMRTLAQTGNGWMTFKDPCNARCNQVGEGRTVHLSNLCTEIVEVTGGGEVAVCNLGSVNLGRFVAGGAFDFARLEETVQVAVRQLDNVIDRNLYPVPEAARSNQRWRPVGLGVMGLQDVFFQLGLPFDGPEARALSRRIAESIYLAALSASCDLAAERGAHPAFGETRAAAGQLQFDLWGAEASDLRWAGVRARIDEHGLRNSLLVAIAPTATIASIAGCYECIEPQVSNLFKRETLSGEFLVINRYLVEELRGRGLWTEAVRNRIKLAEGSVQGIEEIPAAVRAVYRTAWELPMRSLIDMAAERGPFVDQSQSLNLFVESPSIGVLSSMYLYAWKRGLKTTYYLRSRPATRIAKATVAPAAAASAVACSLENPESCEACQ
- a CDS encoding 1-acyl-sn-glycerol-3-phosphate acyltransferase, translated to MALPPDNADTSSPNVPFAIAARIAAAQARYHRAQLEGAEHLPGGPALVVANHGLYGLDTPVFFYLVWRATGRAPVGLAERYLCALPPMRAALEAIGGVLGTRENALRMLGEGRLVVCYPGGAREVFKAREARHRLAWERALGWVRVAQAAQVPIVPVAGAGIDDTYRVVAKMRPLALLAGHEKYAVPLAVGLGAAPLPARFRFRIGAPFPPPAPRAGEAALHALREQVAGWIETQLEELEDVH
- a CDS encoding alpha/beta fold hydrolase, coding for MSTERPVLPTRGEIPEGFRLAFRDEEVDGLPLRRFLFPDGLHDPARAVVCVPGLAASGRSFARQAPLARRFDLRPLTGPLAMPFPGNPIESLARVLVDYLHRLDRPVLLGTSFGSLVAISAAAQLGQRISGLVLVSALASGMMVPRRYAAFSGAMLAPRPLAWLAAPAAARVIGGPDLDEAARRELVRESRLISSAEMFRRVSAVLSTDLFALLPRLQVPVLLVHGTKDRVIPLRSARKLADHLPAGRYFEIRGAGHTPYLSHPVQFNDLFGGFLEQVLPAAAPSVHAP
- a CDS encoding FAD-dependent oxidoreductase, which codes for MRAQPTIAIVGAGYGGLTALGRILQLLPHARLLLVEPGELHVERARLHRALRGEPVAWRLEECLPPGVRWIRERAVEVGAHFVRTQNERIPADHVIVAAGARPRKAPTPAISAWDLAGIRRIRRQLRDETRVVVLGGGLTGIEVACAIATRFRGKNQVELRDRGSLLLPNLPASVRTAVEAALEKLHVEVRLGLDEPPPPNVVAVAATGADPCAIPGEGALRVGDADPFNRLRCAQIARLQGQRAAAEVARLHGVNVQLPQVEMLGQVIDLGAAGATGWVTAGGMQLPLPAPAAALGLEAVAVRHRAFLRTLPFFSGRAENDAGPGLARSIFERLASPATGPAP
- a CDS encoding LysR substrate-binding domain-containing protein, producing MPSPSALRTFDAAARLASFKEAARELHVTPTAVSHQIRALEVQIGVALFVRRTRAVELTEAGARLASATRGAFQQIEDALETIVEAENVLTVSTTPAFAALWLVPRLAAFERRFPQLRVRIDAATTPVDLARDRRIDLAIRYGVPGQVRLPSRLLVEERLGAYGAPAYLEQLAGFDAAALLETEWQREGLPGRSWAMWAEAAGLSGGGLARRVRRFGDEHHAVQAALVGQGLFLGSELLVADVVARGWLVRYRPEVSIPGLAYTAVWGAAGVPSRKVERFVDWLADELGGLPPRG